The proteins below come from a single Crossiella sp. CA-258035 genomic window:
- the dhaM gene encoding dihydroxyacetone kinase phosphoryl donor subunit DhaM, translated as MSRRVGLVIVSHSAKLAEGVVELAQQMAPEVRILAAGGLPEDGGLGTDLDTVSAALERADDGEGVVLLYDLGSAQMIAELAVEVLGDPGRAVVVDAPLAEGAVAAAVSAQGGSTLDEVADAAATATAFAIGETVDELFLGANGHDHGHGHAEPSSSGLVELEIELRNEVGLHARPAALLARTVAELDVEASVRFGDQEVSAASVLALMGLGARGGDRITLRAVGPDAQEALARVAALAERGFDE; from the coding sequence ATGAGCCGCCGGGTGGGGCTGGTGATCGTCTCGCACAGCGCGAAGCTGGCCGAGGGCGTGGTGGAGCTGGCCCAGCAGATGGCGCCGGAGGTGCGCATCCTGGCCGCGGGCGGCCTGCCGGAGGACGGCGGCCTTGGCACCGACCTGGACACCGTCTCGGCCGCCCTGGAACGCGCCGACGACGGCGAGGGCGTGGTGCTGCTCTACGACCTGGGCAGCGCGCAGATGATCGCCGAGCTGGCCGTGGAGGTGCTGGGCGACCCCGGCCGCGCGGTGGTGGTGGACGCGCCGCTGGCCGAGGGCGCGGTGGCCGCCGCGGTCTCCGCGCAGGGCGGGTCCACTTTGGACGAGGTGGCCGACGCCGCCGCGACCGCGACCGCCTTCGCCATCGGCGAGACCGTGGACGAGCTGTTCCTGGGCGCCAACGGGCACGACCACGGGCACGGCCACGCCGAACCCAGCTCCAGCGGGCTGGTCGAGCTGGAGATCGAGCTGCGCAACGAGGTCGGCCTGCACGCCAGGCCGGCCGCGCTGCTGGCCAGGACCGTGGCCGAGCTGGACGTGGAGGCCTCGGTGCGCTTCGGCGACCAGGAGGTCAGCGCGGCCAGCGTGCTCGCGCTGATGGGCCTGGGCGCGCGCGGCGGCGACCGGATCACGCTGCGCGCGGTCGGCCCGGACGCCCAGGAGGCACTCGCTCGGGTGGCAGCGCTGGCGGAACGCGGTTTCGACGAGTGA
- the dhaL gene encoding dihydroxyacetone kinase subunit DhaL, with protein sequence MGCSTEDLVAALVAAAAVVIEHRDELVELDRRIGDADHGENLRRGFTAVVSTMDGGGWSGPASVLKAAAKTLISTVGGAAGPLYGTAFLRAGAAVDGLAELNATAVATALRAALDGVVARGKAEPGDKTMVDALTPAVLAAESAAAEGADVPATLSAAAAAAADGAAATEPLVARKGRASYLGERSAGHIDPGARSTSLLLTALARHAGGAR encoded by the coding sequence ATGGGCTGTTCGACAGAGGATCTTGTCGCCGCGCTGGTCGCGGCGGCCGCGGTGGTGATCGAACACCGGGACGAGCTGGTCGAGCTGGACCGCCGGATCGGTGACGCCGACCACGGGGAGAACCTGCGCAGGGGCTTCACCGCCGTGGTGTCCACAATGGACGGAGGAGGATGGTCGGGGCCGGCATCGGTGCTCAAGGCGGCGGCGAAGACGCTGATCTCCACGGTGGGCGGGGCGGCGGGGCCGTTGTACGGCACCGCGTTCCTGCGCGCGGGCGCCGCGGTGGACGGGCTCGCCGAGCTGAACGCGACCGCCGTGGCCACGGCACTGCGGGCGGCGCTGGACGGCGTGGTGGCCAGGGGCAAGGCCGAACCCGGGGACAAGACGATGGTGGACGCGCTGACCCCCGCGGTGCTGGCCGCGGAGTCCGCGGCGGCCGAGGGCGCCGATGTGCCCGCGACCCTGTCCGCGGCCGCCGCCGCGGCGGCGGACGGCGCGGCGGCGACCGAGCCCCTCGTCGCCCGCAAGGGCCGCGCCTCATACCTTGGCGAGCGCAGCGCGGGGCACATCGACCCGGGTGCGCGCTCGACCTCCCTGCTGCTGACCGCGCTGGCGCGGCACGCAGGCGGCGCGCGATGA
- the dhaK gene encoding dihydroxyacetone kinase subunit DhaK — MKKIINDPADVVSEALRGMALAHADLLTVRTDPAVVHRVDAPVDGKVALISGGGSGHEPLHGGFVGPGMLDAAVPGPVFTSPTPDGVQAAIEAAHGGAGVLLIVKNYTGDVLNFETAAEFAAVEGTEVRTVVVDDDVAVKDSLYTAGRRGVAGTVLVEKIVGAAAQRGDDLDACENLARKVVERTRTLGMALSACTVPHAGQPSFTLAEDEMELGIGIHGEPGRARLPVEPADALVRRLVDAVVEDLPFAEGDEVLLLTNGMGGTPQIELYLAHGIAEKLLSERGITVRRRLVGSYVTSLEMQGMSLTLLKLDDELVDLWDAPVRTAALRWGM; from the coding sequence GTGAAGAAGATCATCAATGATCCGGCCGACGTGGTGTCCGAGGCGCTGCGCGGGATGGCACTGGCCCATGCCGACCTGCTCACCGTGCGCACCGATCCGGCCGTGGTCCACCGGGTGGACGCGCCGGTCGACGGAAAGGTCGCGCTGATATCCGGCGGGGGATCAGGACACGAGCCGCTGCACGGCGGGTTCGTCGGGCCCGGCATGCTCGACGCCGCGGTGCCCGGCCCGGTGTTCACCTCGCCGACCCCGGACGGCGTGCAGGCCGCGATCGAGGCGGCGCACGGCGGGGCCGGGGTGCTGCTGATCGTGAAGAACTACACCGGGGACGTGCTCAACTTCGAGACCGCGGCCGAGTTCGCCGCGGTCGAGGGCACCGAGGTCCGGACCGTGGTGGTCGACGACGACGTGGCGGTCAAGGACTCCCTCTACACCGCGGGCCGCCGGGGCGTGGCCGGCACCGTGCTGGTGGAGAAGATCGTCGGTGCGGCCGCGCAGCGCGGGGACGACCTGGACGCGTGCGAGAACCTGGCGCGCAAGGTGGTCGAGCGCACCCGCACCCTGGGCATGGCGCTGAGCGCGTGCACCGTGCCGCACGCCGGGCAGCCCAGCTTCACCCTGGCCGAGGACGAGATGGAGCTGGGCATCGGCATCCACGGCGAGCCCGGCCGGGCCCGGCTGCCGGTGGAGCCCGCCGACGCGCTGGTGCGCAGGCTGGTGGACGCGGTGGTCGAGGACCTGCCCTTCGCCGAGGGCGACGAGGTGCTGCTGCTGACCAACGGGATGGGCGGCACCCCGCAGATCGAGCTCTACCTCGCGCACGGAATCGCGGAGAAGTTGCTGTCCGAACGCGGTATCACGGTGCGACGGCGACTGGTCGGGTCCTATGTGACCAGTCTGGAGATGCAGGGGATGAGCCTGACCTTGCTCAAGCTCGATGACGAACTGGTTGATCTTTGGGACGCGCCGGTGCGGACCGCGGCACTGCGGTGGGGGATGTGA
- a CDS encoding iron-siderophore ABC transporter substrate-binding protein: MTNRTRRLAATAMGGLLVLLAGCGGAKPADVPAVAAGGADFGKAGEQSAQFGTTAAPGVFPRVVKHGMGETTLPKRPERVLVLDTGELDNVVALGVKPVGVAYTEGSPAMPAYLGDRAGTPENVGTANALKLEAIKKLQPDLILGSKLRAEAQYKILSDIAPTVFSLRPGYTWKENFRLNAAALDRTADAEKMIKDYEAHALAAGNRIEARQGKRPTVSMVRFMPGRIRLYANKSLIGTVLADAKLPRPQSQQVDDLAVEVSSENLAKADGDVIFIGTYGDPAKTAQKDVLASPIWQQLGAVKAGRSHSVNDETWYLGLGVLAADSVISDLERLLG; this comes from the coding sequence GTGACAAACAGGACCAGGCGGCTGGCGGCGACGGCCATGGGCGGGCTGCTCGTCCTGCTCGCGGGCTGCGGCGGCGCGAAGCCGGCCGACGTGCCCGCGGTGGCCGCGGGCGGCGCGGACTTCGGCAAGGCGGGTGAGCAGTCCGCGCAGTTCGGCACCACCGCGGCGCCGGGGGTCTTCCCCAGGGTGGTCAAGCACGGCATGGGCGAGACCACGCTGCCCAAGCGCCCGGAGCGGGTGCTCGTGCTGGACACCGGCGAGCTGGACAACGTGGTCGCCCTCGGCGTCAAGCCGGTTGGCGTCGCCTACACCGAGGGCAGCCCGGCCATGCCCGCCTACCTGGGCGATCGCGCCGGGACCCCGGAGAACGTGGGCACCGCCAACGCGCTGAAGCTGGAAGCGATCAAGAAGCTGCAACCGGACCTGATCCTGGGCTCCAAGCTCCGCGCCGAGGCCCAGTACAAGATCCTCTCCGACATCGCCCCCACCGTCTTCAGCCTCCGCCCGGGTTACACCTGGAAGGAGAACTTCCGCCTCAACGCCGCCGCCCTGGACCGCACGGCCGACGCGGAGAAGATGATCAAGGACTACGAGGCGCACGCGCTGGCCGCGGGCAACCGGATCGAGGCCAGGCAGGGCAAGCGCCCCACGGTGTCCATGGTCCGGTTCATGCCCGGCCGGATCCGGCTGTACGCGAACAAGTCGCTGATCGGCACCGTGCTCGCCGACGCCAAGCTGCCCCGCCCGCAGTCCCAGCAGGTCGACGACCTGGCGGTGGAGGTCAGCTCGGAGAACCTGGCCAAGGCCGACGGCGACGTGATCTTCATCGGCACCTACGGCGACCCGGCCAAGACCGCGCAGAAGGACGTGCTGGCCTCCCCGATCTGGCAGCAGCTCGGCGCGGTCAAGGCGGGCAGGTCCCACTCCGTCAACGACGAGACCTGGTACCTGGGCCTGGGCGTGCTCGCCGCGGACTCGGTCATCTCGGACCTGGAGCGCCTGCTCGGCTGA